A genomic segment from Spinacia oleracea cultivar Varoflay chromosome 3, BTI_SOV_V1, whole genome shotgun sequence encodes:
- the LOC110793827 gene encoding endo-1,3;1,4-beta-D-glucanase isoform X1, with amino-acid sequence MTGSESECCKNPPKLNPKSGGGHVEIIGGLNSYVVGSSHSDLAILLISDFFGYEAPNLRKLADKVADAGYYVVVPDFFHGDPYNPQNPDRPAPVWLKDHGTDKGYEEAKPVIEYLKQKGICKIGAAGFCWGGVTVDDIKSVKVPIAVLGAEFDQVSPPELLKQFEEAMNAKRPKVDGYVKIFPGVAHGWTMRYDPEDAAAVKPAEEAHKDMLKWFNKYITKQ; translated from the exons ATGACAGGGTCAGAATCAGAATGCTGCAAGAATCCTCCAAAGTTGAACCCAAAGAGTGGAGGTGGGCATGTTGAAATAATTGGTGGCCTCAACTCATATGTCGTCGGCTCTTCTCATTCCGACCTTGCTATTCTCCTCATATCTGACTTCTTTG GATATGAAGCTCCAAACTTGAG GAAGCTCGCAGACAAAGTTGCTGATGCTGGTTATTATGTCGTTGTACCTGATTTCTTCCATGGGGATCCCTACAATCCTCAGAACCCTGATAGACCAGCACCAGTTTGGCTAAAAGACCATGGAACT gACAAAGGATACGAAGAGGCAAAGCCAGTAATTGAATATTTGAAACAGAAAGGTATATGTAAGATCGGAGCAGCTGGCTTTTGTTGGGGAG GCGTCACTGTGGATGATATCAAAA GTGTGAAGGTACCAATTGCTGTTCTCGGGGCTGAATTCGACCAAGTATCTCCACCTGAGCTTCTAAAGCAGTTTGAAGAGGCCATGAATGCTAAGCGCCCTAAG GTGGATGGATATGTGAAAATATTTCCTGGAGTAGCCCATGGGTGGACAATGAGATACGACCCTGAAGATGCTGCTGCTGTCAAGCCTGCAGAGGAAGCTCACAAGGATATGTTGAAATGGTTTAACAAATACATTACTAAGCAATAA
- the LOC110793826 gene encoding uncharacterized protein — protein MRDLNLKHKYRMRKSGSGLIIFVGAFIIFSPSFVAAIQSEVAAKSLYGPQCCKNPPILNPNSGAGHVEVIGGLKSYVSGSSHSTHAVILISDIFGYEAPNLRKIADKVAGAGYLAVVPDFFHGEPYNPQNPERPKPVWLKDHGTDKGYEEAKPVIESLKRRGICKIGAAGFCWGGKVAVQLAQGDQYVQATVLLHPSNITVDDIKGVKVPIAILEAELDHAASPALMKQFKEALNAKPQVDGYVKIFPGVAHGWTLRYNPEDKAAVKSAEEAHQDMLTWFQKYIN, from the exons ATGAGGGATCTGAACTTGAAGCATAAATATCGAATGAGGAAGAGTGGTTCTGGATTGATAATCTTCGTTGGGGCTTTCATCATCTTTAGCCCTTCATTTGTTGCTGCTATTCAGTCTGAGGTTGCCGCTAAATCACTATACG GGCCACAATGCTGCAAGAATCCTCCCATTTTGAACCCGAATAGTGGAGCTGGGCATGTTGAAGTTATTGGTGGCCTTAAATCGTATGTCTCTGGATCTTCTCATTCCACCCATGCTGTTATCCTCATTTCTGACATTTTTG GCTATGAAGCTCCAAACTTGAG GAAGATTGCAGACAAAGTTGCAGGTGCTGGTTATTTGGCTGTTGTACCCGATTTCTTCCATGGGGAACCGTACAATCCTCAAAATCCAGAGAGACCAAAACCAGTTTGGTTGAAAGACCATGGAACG GACAAAGGATATGAAGAGGCCAAACCGGTGATTGAATCTCTCAAGAGAAGAGGTATATGTAAGATAGGAGCAGCTGGATTTTGTTGGGGAG GAAAAGTGGCTGTGCAACTAGCACAAGGTGATCAATATGTACAGGCAACCGTACTCCTACATCCTTCCAATATTACTGTGGACGATATCAAAG GTGTCAAGGTACCAATTGCTATTCTGGAAGCTGAGCTTGACCATGCAGCTTCGCCTGCGCTCATGAAGCAGTTTAAGGAAGCCTTGAATGCTAAGCCCCAG GTGGATGGTTATGTGAAGATATTCCCTGGAGTTGCCCATGGATGGACACTGAGATACAATCCTGAAGACAAGGCTGCTGTAAAATCTGCAGAGGAAGCTCACCAGGATATGTTAACTTGGTTTCAGAAATACATTAACTAG
- the LOC110793828 gene encoding mitogen-activated protein kinase 15 yields the protein MQQDQRRKTSAELDFFTEYGEGNRYKIEEVIGKGSYGVVCSAYDTHTGEKVAIKKINDIFEHVSDATRILREIKLLRLLRHPDIVEIKHILLPPSRREFKDIYVVFELMESDLHQVIKANDDLTPEHYQFFLYQLLRGLKYIHTANVFHRDLKPKNILANADCKLKICDFGLARVAFNDTPTAIFWTDYVATRWYRAPELCGSFFSKYTPAIDIWSIGCIFAELLTGKPLFPGKNVVHQLDLMTELLGTPSPDAIARIRNEKARRYLSSMRKKKPIPFSHKFPNADPLALRLLERMLAFEPKDRPNAEEALADVYFKGLAKVEREPSAQPVTKMEFEFERRRMTKEDVRELIYREILEYHPKMLKEFLDGSEPTNFMYPSAVDHFKKQFAYLEEHYKNGSTGAPIERQHASLPRACVLYSDNSVHGSTEVTDDLSRCRIKEVEKPHVDRNGAIPMTRLPLQVPQNVQGTAARPGKVVGNVMRYNNCGAAATATAEVADRRVVRNPSVPSQFPTPSCSYPKRNPGCKNERGEDEVMEGSNGLQPKPQYLARKVAAAAQGGPGSHWY from the exons ATGCAACAAGATCAAAGGAGAAAG ACGTCTGCAGAATTGGACTTTTTTACAGAATATGGTGAGGGTAACCGGTATAAGATAGAGGAGGTTATTGGTAAAGGTAGTTATGGGGTTGTTTGTTCTGCATACGACACTCATACTGGAGAGAAAGTTGCTATCAAGAAGATAAATGATATATTTGAGCATGTTTCGGATGCAACTCGTATCTTACGTGAAATTAAACTTCTTCGGCTACTGCGTCATCCAGATATTGTGGAAATAAAGCACATTTTGTTGCCTCCTTCAAGAAGAGAATTTAAAGACATATATGTTGTTTTTGAGCTGATGGAGTCTGATCTGCATCAAGTCATTAAAGCAAATGATGATTTGACCCCAGAGCATTATCAATTCTTTCTGTATCAGCTCCTTAGAGGCTTAAAGTATATACATACTG CCAATGTCTTTCATCGAGACTTGAAACCAAAGAATATCTTAGCAAATGCTGATTGCAAGCTCAAAATATGCGATTTTGGTCTTGCAAGGGTGGCCTTTAATGATACTCCAACAGCAATATTTTGGACT GATTATGTGGCAACAAGATGGTACAGGGCACCTGAATTGTGTGGATCCTTCTTCTCCAAG TACACACCTGCCATAGATATCTGGAGCATTGGGTGCATTTTTGCCGAACTTCTTACTGGGAAACCTCTTTTCCCTGGAAAGAATGTGGTCCACCAACTGGACCTCATGACAGAGTTGTTGGGAACTCCTTCTCCTGATGCTATTGCCCGG ATACGTAATGAGAAGGCTAGGCGATACTTGAGCAGCATGCGCAAGAAAAAGCCTATTCCGTTCTCCCATAAATTTCCAAATGCTGATCCTCTTGCCCTTCGTTTGTTAGAAAGAATGCTTGCATTTGAGCCTAAGGACCGCCCTAATGCTGAAGAG GCTCTTGCAGATGTGTATTTTAAGGGCTTGGCTAAGGTTGAGAGGGAACCTTCTGCTCAGCCTGTCACAAAAATGGAGTTTGAATTTGAGAGACGGAGAATGACAAAAGAAGATGTAAGGGAGCTCATATACAGAGAGATTCTTGAATATCATCCGAAAATGTTGAAGGAGTTTTTAGATGGTTCAGAGCCAACTAACTTCATGTATCCGAG TGCTGTTGATCACTTCAAAAAGCAGTTTGCTTACCTCGAGGAACACTACAAAAATGGTTCAACTGGTGCTCCAATTGAGAGACAACATGCTTCATTGCCGAG GGCCTGCGTATTATATTCAGACAACTCCGTTCATGGTTCTACTGAAGTCACTGATGATCTCTCCAGATGCCGCATTAAGGAAGTTGAAAAGCCGCATGTAGACAGGAATGGTGCAATCCCGATGACCAGGCTTCCTTTACAAGTTCCTCAAAATGTCCAGG GAACTGCTGCAAGGCCAGGGAAGGTTGTAGGAAACGTAATGCGTTACAACAACTGTGGGgcagcagcaacagcaacagcagagGTGGCGGATAGACGGGTAGTGCGAAATCCATCAGTACCCTCTCAATTTCCTACACCTAGCTGCTCGTACCCAAAAAGAAATCCCGGGTGCAAAAATGAAAGAGGAGAAGATGAAGTTATGGAAGGGTCTAATGGGCTACAACCTAAGCCCCAATACTTAGCTAGGAAGGTAGCTGCAGCAGCTCAAGGTGGACCTGGTAGTCACTGGTACTAA
- the LOC110793827 gene encoding uncharacterized protein isoform X2 gives MTGSESECCKNPPKLNPKSGGGHVEIIGGLNSYVVGSSHSDLAILLISDFFGYEAPNLRKLADKVADAGYYVVVPDFFHGDPYNPQNPDRPAPVWLKDHGTDKGYEEAKPVIEYLKQKGICKIGAAGFCWGGVKVPIAVLGAEFDQVSPPELLKQFEEAMNAKRPKVDGYVKIFPGVAHGWTMRYDPEDAAAVKPAEEAHKDMLKWFNKYITKQ, from the exons ATGACAGGGTCAGAATCAGAATGCTGCAAGAATCCTCCAAAGTTGAACCCAAAGAGTGGAGGTGGGCATGTTGAAATAATTGGTGGCCTCAACTCATATGTCGTCGGCTCTTCTCATTCCGACCTTGCTATTCTCCTCATATCTGACTTCTTTG GATATGAAGCTCCAAACTTGAG GAAGCTCGCAGACAAAGTTGCTGATGCTGGTTATTATGTCGTTGTACCTGATTTCTTCCATGGGGATCCCTACAATCCTCAGAACCCTGATAGACCAGCACCAGTTTGGCTAAAAGACCATGGAACT gACAAAGGATACGAAGAGGCAAAGCCAGTAATTGAATATTTGAAACAGAAAGGTATATGTAAGATCGGAGCAGCTGGCTTTTGTTGGGGAG GTGTGAAGGTACCAATTGCTGTTCTCGGGGCTGAATTCGACCAAGTATCTCCACCTGAGCTTCTAAAGCAGTTTGAAGAGGCCATGAATGCTAAGCGCCCTAAG GTGGATGGATATGTGAAAATATTTCCTGGAGTAGCCCATGGGTGGACAATGAGATACGACCCTGAAGATGCTGCTGCTGTCAAGCCTGCAGAGGAAGCTCACAAGGATATGTTGAAATGGTTTAACAAATACATTACTAAGCAATAA